From one Anopheles cruzii chromosome 3, idAnoCruzAS_RS32_06, whole genome shotgun sequence genomic stretch:
- the LOC128271205 gene encoding uncharacterized protein LOC128271205, giving the protein MAAKASTPLPWQRGEILEMLCIVRTSGIEFLNGTRSNQNGELFQHIAQRLKVVDKFVHRDAAQIEGKWKVLKRVYDRIKTGDRKLSSLRPFEFYTEMDEILQLAVKRSTIDMATVQLMGVESLAPEAFYTIANRRLVATEDTEDTEDELITDGGDTVFDLQNEMELAESGAQPQRTTRPKKLTPENRQELMDKVAEMQKKHQQEFNRKQMEVIETEFETFRAMEKDVLLQLKLDMEVLKEKCLERIVEVARGETTPADVLEGVMPGATTLNCKRRKKTHRKRN; this is encoded by the exons ATGGCGGCGAAGGCGAGCACCCCATTGCCGTGGCAACGCGGTGAGATACTGGAGATGCTGTGCATCGTTCGGACCAGCGGTATAGAATTCCTGAACGGCACACGCAGCAACCAAAACGGTGAACTGTTCCAACATATCGCCCAACGCCTGAAGGTCGTTGACAAATTCGTTCACCGCGATGCGGCACAGATCGAGGGCAAGTGGAAGGTGCTGAAGCGGGTTTACGACCGAATCAAAACTGGCGATCGAAAGCTGTCCTCCCTCCGGCCATTCGAGTTTTACACCGAGATGGACGAAATCCTTCAACTCGCTGTGAAGCGCAGCACGATTGATATGGCCACCGTACAGCTGATGGGTGTGGAGTCGCTCGCTCCCGAAGCATTCTACA CTATCGCTAACCGTAGGCTTGTGGCCACCGAGGACACCGAAGACACCGAAGACGAGCTGATCACCGACGGTGGTGATACGGTATTCGATTTACAGAACGAAATGGAACTGGCGGAAAGTGGCGCCCAACCGCAGCGTACGACAAGGCCCAAGAAGTTGACACCCGAAAACAGGCAAGAACTGATGGACAAGGTGGCCGAGATGCAGAAAAAACATCAGCAGGAGTTCAATAGGAAGCAAATGGAGGTGATCGAAACGGAATTTGAAACGTTCCGGGCGATGGAAAAGGACGTCTTGCTGCAGCTGAAGCTCGACATGGAGGTGCTCAAAGAGAAGTGCCTCGAGCGGATTGTGGAGGTCGCACGGGGCGAAACGACGCCGGCCGACGTCCTGGAAGGCGTGATGCCTGGTGCGACCACGCTGAACTGCAAGCGGCGCAAGAAGACACACAGAAAGCGTAACTAA
- the LOC128273506 gene encoding uncharacterized protein LOC128273506 has product MSKPVMWQRNEILELLSIVRTGGIGFLNGARSNQNGELFQYIMQRMKANGKFIHRDAAQIETKWKVLTGVYDRIKSDERKPASQFEFYAEMDEIFELAAKRNKTADTATGVQLQGVESLAPIEYYSVSNEGFLTEDTEDQVIEEVVFDSQDGMEFAELAAQPARTRRKKLTAENMQALLDKIAEMQRKHHDEFNRKQMEVIETEFEAFRTKERDHMLQLKMDMELLKKRYLERIVKVARGEASAADVLDEVKPVTAQPAKRRRTTFTKRR; this is encoded by the exons ATGAGCAAACCGGTGATGTGGCAGCGCAATGAGATACTGGAGCTGCTGTCCATCGTACGGACCGGCGGAATCGGATTCCTGAACGGTGCACGCAGCAACCAGAACGGCGAACTGTTCCAGTATATCATGCAACGAATGAAGGCCAACGGAAAATTCATTCACCGCGATGCGGCGCAGATCGAGACCAAGTGGAAAGTGCTGACGGGCGTTTACGATCGCATCAAAAGCGACGAACGGAAGCCGGCTTCACAATTTGAGTTTTACGCCGAGATGGACGAAATCTTCGAACTGGCTGCGAAGCGCAACAAGACGGCTGATACGGCGACCGGAGTCCAGCTCCAGGGTGTGGAATCGCTCGCCCCCATCGAATACTACT CGGTCAGCAACGAGGGGTTTTTAACCGAGGACACCGAGGACCAAGTGATTGAGGAAGTCGTATTCGATTCCCAGGACGGCATGGAATTCG CAGAACTGGCCGCCCAACCGGCTCGTACGAGGCGCAAAAAGTTGACGGCAGAAAATATGCAAGCGCTCCTGGACAAGATAGCGGAGATGCAGCGAAAGCATCACGACGAATTCAACCGAAAGCAAATGGAGGTAATCGAAACAGAGTTCGAGGCGTTCCGGACGAAGGAAAGGGATCACATGCTACAGCTGAAAATGGACATGGAACTGCTCAAAAAGCGGTACCTCGAACGGATTGTGAAGGTGGCCCGCGGAGAAGCATCTGCTGCCGACGTCCTGGACGAGGTGAAACCGGTGACGGCCCAGCCGGCTAAGCGGCGGAGGACGACTTTCACGAAGCGTAGGTAA